Proteins encoded together in one Desulfosporosinus meridiei DSM 13257 window:
- a CDS encoding penicillin-binding protein: MKTKSKVKYFSRDRWVQVILLSVVVIVFGRLVFLQVVQASDLKAKGIERRTIDQSLRPDRGVIFDAQGNVLAQSIPVKQVYADPRTLDSTIEKNQFKKSKDDVAKELGGILEVDPQEILDKLNKDLSWVNLAHQVEVAKADEILALKIPGVGCSDEEKRIYPMGVFASSVLGIVNQDGHGVEGAEYYYDKELFGKPGFQSKEQDTRARSILDALNQGDPSRPGNSINLTIDSTIQYYIEQQLDEAQKATNAKSVTILAMDPKTGRVLGMGSRPSFDPTDYAKVAPEVRRNLAISMSYEPGSTFKIITGAAALEEGLIQPDETFDDPGFLRIPPLYITNWDSDQKPHGFITFTKGMQLSSNVVLAQVGNRLGKERFDTYLKAFGFGQKTGIDISGEESGLLLPAERVRDIDVATMSFGQANSVTPIQLLTAISAVANGGTLYRPYIVDKISSFDGQIVQQQKPTPVRQVISQSTAAQMTNILEEVVSNGTGHTAHIPGIRVAGKTGTAQKVDPATGAYSKTDFVASFAAYAPAEDPKIAVLVIIDTPNTEDGHQGGTLAGPRAKAIIEGALQYYGLPVANDTQSTVTISPSDTAVRPAPQQVVPERVPVGGEIVIPDLTGMTMREVGETLAKSELHFNFSGTGLAIQQSPQPGKIVIRGSAVEVKFSPISQ, from the coding sequence GTGAAAACTAAGTCAAAGGTGAAATATTTTTCTCGCGATCGTTGGGTTCAAGTGATTTTACTGAGTGTAGTCGTAATAGTGTTTGGCAGGCTCGTCTTTCTCCAAGTTGTACAGGCATCTGACTTAAAGGCCAAGGGTATTGAGAGACGTACTATTGATCAGAGCCTCAGGCCTGATCGAGGGGTGATTTTTGATGCTCAAGGAAATGTATTAGCACAAAGTATTCCGGTAAAACAAGTATATGCTGATCCAAGGACTCTCGATAGCACAATCGAAAAAAACCAATTTAAAAAGAGTAAGGATGATGTGGCTAAAGAACTGGGCGGCATCCTAGAGGTAGATCCCCAAGAAATACTGGACAAATTAAACAAGGATCTCTCCTGGGTAAATCTGGCTCACCAAGTTGAGGTAGCAAAAGCTGATGAAATATTAGCCTTAAAGATACCCGGAGTTGGTTGTTCCGATGAAGAGAAGCGTATTTATCCCATGGGTGTTTTTGCTTCCTCTGTTCTTGGAATTGTCAATCAAGATGGTCATGGGGTGGAAGGTGCTGAATACTACTATGATAAGGAGTTGTTTGGCAAACCCGGGTTTCAATCTAAAGAACAAGATACAAGAGCCCGCTCAATCTTGGACGCCCTTAATCAAGGTGACCCGTCAAGACCCGGTAACTCAATTAACTTAACCATAGATTCAACAATTCAATACTACATTGAGCAACAATTAGATGAAGCTCAAAAAGCAACGAATGCTAAAAGTGTCACAATTTTGGCAATGGATCCAAAGACAGGTCGAGTGCTGGGCATGGGTTCACGTCCATCCTTTGATCCGACTGACTACGCAAAGGTTGCCCCTGAGGTTCGGAGAAATTTAGCCATTAGTATGTCCTATGAACCGGGCTCAACCTTTAAGATTATTACAGGAGCTGCGGCTTTAGAAGAAGGCCTTATTCAACCGGATGAAACCTTTGACGATCCCGGTTTTTTAAGGATTCCTCCTCTCTATATAACCAACTGGGATTCTGACCAAAAGCCCCATGGCTTCATTACCTTTACAAAAGGAATGCAGCTTTCTTCTAACGTTGTTTTAGCACAAGTCGGAAATAGGTTAGGTAAAGAAAGGTTCGATACCTACCTAAAGGCCTTTGGCTTTGGACAAAAAACCGGCATAGATATCTCAGGTGAGGAAAGTGGATTACTCTTGCCCGCAGAGAGGGTGCGTGATATTGATGTTGCCACTATGTCATTTGGACAAGCCAACTCTGTCACTCCGATCCAACTGCTTACGGCAATATCAGCAGTTGCCAATGGCGGTACTCTCTACCGGCCCTATATTGTTGATAAGATTTCATCCTTTGATGGTCAAATTGTTCAGCAACAAAAACCAACTCCTGTTCGGCAAGTTATATCGCAATCAACGGCAGCTCAGATGACTAATATTCTCGAAGAAGTTGTCTCCAATGGAACAGGCCATACAGCCCATATTCCCGGCATCCGCGTAGCTGGGAAGACTGGAACTGCTCAGAAGGTAGATCCTGCAACCGGTGCTTATTCAAAAACAGACTTCGTTGCTTCCTTTGCAGCTTATGCTCCTGCTGAAGATCCTAAGATTGCGGTACTTGTAATAATTGATACTCCAAACACAGAGGATGGACATCAGGGGGGTACCTTGGCAGGCCCTAGGGCAAAAGCAATTATTGAGGGTGCCCTGCAATACTATGGTCTGCCGGTGGCTAACGATACTCAGAGCACTGTGACTATTTCCCCCAGTGATACAGCTGTTAGACCCGCCCCTCAACAGGTTGTTCCAGAGCGGGTACCTGTTGGAGGAGAAATTGTCATTCCTGATCTTACAGGGATGACAATGAGGGAAGTAGGGGAAACCCTAGCAAAATCAGAGCTGCATTTTAACTTCTCGGGGACCGGATTAGCAATCCAGCAGTCCCCGCAACCGGGTAAGATTGTAATAAGAGGTTCGGCAGTCGAGGTGAAGTTTTCACCCATATCTCAGTGA
- a CDS encoding rhomboid family intramembrane serine protease: protein MFPQIFNTLQQSGWKLVALEGNWVSATHESLNRGLIFGNLNELPQDFKPILQSSDLSQWDVIVFCPQGIDSSDLKKHHFAGLQLWYWDIQTGNLFPFPPTNDTLIPNWLRQLASGKDALSGFAKPDVEDFKPFLTYVLFGINIVVFILMTLAGGSENQSVLIAFGAKVNPLIQAGELWRFLTSVFIHIGFLHLLFNLYALWSLGPISERNFGHWRFLVIYIMSGLGGSIASYFFSTALSAGASGAIFGLLGALLYYSLKRPSLWKSGLGMNLVIVIIINFGFGLTQPGIDNYAHLGGLIIGFLTTMLLSKLSVN from the coding sequence ATGTTCCCTCAAATATTTAATACTCTTCAACAATCAGGCTGGAAACTCGTTGCCTTAGAGGGCAATTGGGTATCTGCTACTCATGAGTCCCTGAATAGGGGACTGATTTTTGGCAATCTTAATGAACTTCCTCAAGACTTTAAGCCAATCTTACAAAGCAGTGATTTATCACAATGGGATGTAATTGTATTTTGTCCTCAGGGAATAGACTCATCTGATTTAAAAAAACATCATTTTGCGGGTCTTCAGCTATGGTATTGGGATATTCAGACAGGCAACCTCTTTCCGTTCCCACCAACAAATGATACCTTGATTCCCAACTGGCTGCGACAACTGGCCAGTGGAAAGGATGCTCTATCTGGGTTTGCCAAACCGGATGTTGAGGACTTTAAGCCATTTTTAACTTACGTTCTTTTCGGTATTAACATAGTTGTCTTTATCCTAATGACTTTAGCAGGGGGATCAGAAAATCAATCTGTCCTGATTGCCTTTGGAGCTAAAGTTAACCCGTTAATTCAGGCAGGCGAACTATGGCGTTTTCTGACAAGTGTTTTTATCCATATCGGGTTTTTACATCTTCTCTTTAACCTCTATGCACTTTGGTCTTTAGGCCCCATCAGTGAAAGAAATTTTGGGCATTGGCGATTTTTGGTGATTTATATTATGAGTGGTCTGGGGGGATCCATCGCCAGCTATTTCTTTTCAACGGCCTTATCTGCAGGAGCTTCGGGTGCGATTTTTGGGTTATTAGGAGCGCTTTTGTATTATAGTCTAAAAAGACCATCCCTCTGGAAATCCGGTTTAGGGATGAATTTAGTCATAGTTATAATTATCAATTTCGGATTTGGGCTTACTCAACCAGGGATTGATAATTATGCCCACCTGGGAGGTCTGATTATTGGCTTTCTAACGACGATGCTCCTATCAAAACTAAGTGTAAATTAA
- a CDS encoding LarC family nickel insertion protein, with protein sequence MKILYWDAFAGISGDMALGSLIALGADPEIIVKQLHSIGLTEFVLEVKERQVHGIQATDINVVLQPHELECPNQDHHSHSHRHLPDIQTMILSGDLSERSKNTALKVFTALAEAEACVHGTTIDKVHFHEVGAVDSLVDIVGTCIALDQLNIDSILVSTLPWSHGFVKCAHGTLPLPAPASLMLLKGYKFRESGITGELITPTGAALIRALAKQSTFPEMALLNAGYGSGKNDYGIPSLLRAVLGEN encoded by the coding sequence TTGAAAATACTATACTGGGATGCCTTTGCAGGCATAAGTGGAGATATGGCCTTAGGGTCTTTGATAGCCTTAGGTGCTGATCCGGAAATCATCGTTAAGCAGCTTCATTCAATTGGCTTAACAGAATTTGTATTGGAAGTGAAGGAGCGCCAAGTTCACGGCATTCAAGCGACAGATATCAATGTTGTACTTCAACCCCATGAGTTGGAGTGCCCTAATCAAGATCATCATAGCCATTCCCACCGCCACCTGCCGGATATTCAAACTATGATTCTTAGTGGGGATTTATCTGAACGGTCTAAGAATACTGCCCTTAAAGTCTTTACTGCTTTGGCCGAAGCTGAAGCCTGTGTTCATGGAACGACGATTGATAAGGTTCATTTCCACGAGGTTGGGGCTGTGGATTCCCTGGTGGATATAGTTGGGACGTGTATTGCTCTGGATCAGTTAAACATAGATTCTATCCTTGTATCGACCTTGCCCTGGTCACATGGTTTTGTTAAATGTGCTCATGGAACGTTACCTTTGCCCGCACCTGCTTCCCTAATGCTTTTGAAAGGTTACAAATTTCGAGAATCTGGAATTACCGGCGAATTGATTACTCCGACAGGGGCAGCACTGATTCGTGCCTTAGCAAAGCAATCTACTTTTCCGGAAATGGCTTTGCTTAATGCGGGATATGGTTCCGGGAAAAATGATTACGGTATACCTAGTCTGCTGCGGGCAGTGTTGGGAGAAAATTGA
- the larB gene encoding nickel pincer cofactor biosynthesis protein LarB: protein MNEETLKALLDSVHQGTCSPDSALQQLKDLPYENLDFARLDHHRGLRTGQSEVIFCQGKQPEHIIKILRHLGDKELNVLATRLDIPTAEIVLPHFPDALYDRQARCLLLRPLAEPTVPGKILIMTAGTADLAVAQEALLTARFMGHEVDTLFDVGVAGIHRLLEQKELMDRAEVIIVVAGMEGALASVVGGLVEQPVIAVPTSVGYGAHFQGLAPLLSMLNSCASGVGVVNIDNGFGAASLASAIVRRIMRAGKKGDLT from the coding sequence ATGAATGAAGAAACCCTAAAAGCCCTGCTCGACTCCGTACATCAGGGAACCTGTTCCCCAGATAGTGCCTTACAGCAATTAAAGGATTTGCCTTATGAAAACTTAGACTTTGCCAGATTGGATCATCATCGAGGACTGCGAACAGGGCAATCAGAAGTGATTTTCTGCCAGGGGAAGCAACCCGAACACATAATAAAAATTTTAAGACACCTGGGCGACAAAGAACTTAATGTATTGGCAACCAGACTAGATATACCCACTGCCGAAATAGTCTTGCCTCACTTTCCGGATGCTTTGTATGATCGACAAGCCCGCTGTCTTCTGCTCAGACCTCTTGCAGAACCAACCGTTCCCGGTAAGATTCTGATTATGACGGCCGGAACTGCGGATTTAGCTGTAGCTCAAGAAGCATTGCTGACGGCTCGTTTTATGGGGCATGAAGTTGACACCTTGTTTGACGTGGGAGTTGCAGGTATACATCGGTTGTTAGAGCAGAAAGAACTTATGGATAGAGCAGAGGTAATTATCGTTGTTGCCGGAATGGAAGGGGCCTTAGCCAGTGTTGTTGGAGGTCTAGTCGAACAGCCGGTTATTGCTGTACCAACCAGCGTTGGCTATGGTGCACATTTCCAAGGTCTTGCGCCACTACTCAGTATGCTGAACAGTTGTGCTTCAGGAGTTGGAGTAGTTAACATCGACAATGGATTTGGGGCTGCCTCTCTGGCTTCTGCAATAGTACGACGCATAATGAGAGCTGGGAAGAAAGGGGATCTAACTTGA
- the larE gene encoding ATP-dependent sacrificial sulfur transferase LarE — translation MDRTRQEALNKETALINKLKSLNTVLVAFSGGVDSTYLLAVAQETLGQNCQGVLARGAMVSNQEEMEALSLAEKYKYPVQVIDFDVFNIKEFRDNPPNRCYFCKKKLFETILKWNNRNDAVVIEGTNASDALDYRPGRLALQELGIVSPLFEVGLTKAEIRVLSKLRDLPTWNKPSMACLASRVPYGDPITKELLESISRAEGILQQKGYSECRVRVHGDLARIEIPSQEFARFIPEASEITDRLSELGFRFVTLDLMGLRSGSLNPI, via the coding sequence ATGGATAGAACACGACAAGAAGCACTTAATAAAGAAACTGCGCTCATTAATAAATTAAAATCGTTAAACACTGTTTTGGTTGCCTTTTCCGGTGGAGTAGATTCAACTTATCTTTTGGCCGTCGCCCAAGAAACCTTAGGACAAAACTGCCAAGGAGTTCTTGCACGAGGAGCAATGGTTTCTAATCAAGAAGAAATGGAAGCACTTTCTTTAGCAGAGAAGTATAAATATCCTGTACAGGTGATTGACTTTGATGTGTTTAACATTAAAGAATTTCGGGATAACCCGCCTAATCGCTGCTATTTCTGCAAAAAGAAACTATTTGAGACTATCCTAAAATGGAATAACCGAAATGATGCAGTAGTCATTGAAGGGACAAATGCCTCTGATGCCCTGGATTATCGCCCAGGGAGGCTAGCTCTTCAAGAACTGGGAATTGTTAGTCCGCTTTTTGAAGTGGGATTAACAAAAGCGGAAATAAGAGTTTTATCAAAACTCCGTGATTTGCCTACTTGGAACAAACCTTCGATGGCTTGTCTCGCGTCCAGGGTTCCTTATGGAGACCCAATTACCAAGGAATTACTGGAAAGTATTAGCCGTGCTGAAGGGATCCTACAGCAAAAAGGATACTCGGAATGTCGGGTCAGAGTTCACGGCGATCTGGCTCGCATCGAAATTCCCAGTCAAGAATTTGCAAGATTTATTCCGGAAGCTTCAGAAATCACAGACAGATTGTCTGAGCTGGGTTTTCGCTTTGTTACATTAGACTTAATGGGACTACGTTCAGGAAGTCTCAATCCCATTTAA
- a CDS encoding ferredoxin family protein: MKLDDKLYLVRFNTDKLSHIKIANPSVCLQQCQDKPCTRFCPAHVYDWDEEEKRIAVGYEGCLECGTCLIGCPFGNIDWKYPRGGFGVSWKNG, translated from the coding sequence ATGAAATTAGATGATAAATTATATTTGGTACGGTTTAACACAGATAAACTAAGCCACATTAAGATCGCTAACCCAAGTGTATGCCTGCAGCAGTGCCAAGACAAACCCTGTACGCGTTTTTGCCCAGCCCATGTCTACGATTGGGATGAAGAAGAAAAACGTATTGCTGTGGGTTATGAAGGCTGCCTGGAGTGTGGAACCTGCTTAATCGGGTGTCCCTTTGGCAATATTGACTGGAAGTATCCAAGAGGCGGATTCGGAGTATCTTGGAAAAATGGGTGA
- a CDS encoding FAD-dependent oxidoreductase: MENFDVIVIGGGPAGLSAALSAARAGMKTVVIERGDYPGTKNVMGGILYTKATDMVVPEFWKDAPLERPIIEQRIAMLSGDESILAGYRDPAWGKEPYNAHSVFRVKFDRWLAQQAEKAGVMIITETLVENLLYKGDQVVGVRTGRAEGDLGAKVVILAEGVNNFIAVKAGLAKPLKPEVVAVTVKEVIALPKEKIEDRFCLEEGQGATIELYGDSTAGMMGVGFIYTNKDSISIGVGTILQQLIRNNWTPNDLLENMKAKPYVKRLLQGGETKEYLSHLIPEGGYTHVPKLHRQGVMVVGDTAMLMNSLNREGSNLAMISGKIAGEVAAQAIRAGDVSDHAMGVYETRLRDSFVLKDLHHYRHMGKFFEENTHLLKIYPKLFSRAAKMYLTADGTPKKERQKEIIKMAFEHRSKGGLLKDIYGAWRALL; this comes from the coding sequence ATGGAAAACTTTGATGTAATCGTCATCGGCGGTGGTCCTGCTGGCCTATCTGCTGCGCTCAGTGCTGCACGTGCCGGGATGAAAACAGTAGTCATCGAACGTGGTGATTATCCGGGAACCAAGAATGTCATGGGCGGGATCCTCTATACAAAGGCTACTGATATGGTTGTACCTGAATTTTGGAAGGACGCTCCCCTAGAACGCCCAATCATTGAACAGCGTATTGCCATGTTAAGTGGCGACGAGTCAATCTTGGCTGGTTATCGTGATCCTGCCTGGGGGAAAGAGCCGTACAACGCCCATTCAGTTTTTAGGGTGAAGTTTGATCGTTGGCTAGCTCAGCAAGCAGAAAAAGCCGGCGTTATGATCATTACTGAAACACTGGTGGAAAATCTCTTATATAAAGGCGACCAGGTTGTCGGAGTTCGCACAGGACGTGCTGAAGGAGATTTAGGTGCGAAGGTTGTCATTCTGGCTGAAGGGGTTAATAACTTCATAGCAGTTAAAGCCGGATTAGCCAAACCACTCAAACCTGAGGTAGTGGCAGTCACGGTCAAAGAGGTAATTGCTTTACCCAAAGAAAAGATCGAAGACCGTTTCTGTCTTGAGGAAGGCCAGGGGGCCACTATTGAATTGTATGGAGATTCAACAGCGGGAATGATGGGCGTAGGATTTATCTACACCAATAAGGATTCGATTTCCATTGGGGTTGGAACTATTTTGCAGCAGCTAATTCGTAATAATTGGACCCCCAATGATTTATTAGAGAATATGAAAGCAAAACCTTATGTGAAACGCCTTCTTCAAGGCGGTGAAACTAAGGAATATCTGTCTCACTTAATCCCTGAAGGTGGATATACCCACGTACCTAAACTTCATCGCCAAGGAGTTATGGTCGTCGGTGATACGGCAATGCTGATGAATTCCTTGAATCGTGAGGGTTCGAACCTAGCTATGATATCGGGTAAAATTGCCGGGGAAGTCGCGGCACAGGCAATACGAGCCGGAGACGTGAGTGATCATGCGATGGGTGTTTATGAAACCCGCCTGCGGGATTCCTTTGTTCTTAAAGACCTGCATCACTATCGCCATATGGGTAAGTTCTTTGAAGAAAATACTCATCTCCTAAAAATTTATCCCAAGTTATTCTCGAGAGCTGCCAAGATGTATTTAACCGCGGACGGAACACCGAAGAAAGAACGTCAAAAGGAAATTATCAAAATGGCCTTCGAACACCGTTCTAAAGGTGGTTTGCTTAAGGATATTTATGGAGCATGGAGGGCGCTCTTATGA
- a CDS encoding FAD-binding protein, which produces MTVAVDKTKCIGCGACVVECPVEALDLIDGLAVVDPKKCEDHGKCALVCPTNALAVVKKPSKPSDELNTEAGSKFNLKDPLPETVKDYAQDNNKKTIRAQVTPVAGGDVWSGVWVIIEYTNGKVAPVSWELLGEGRKLADAIGCGLSGVITGYQVENVIPEAFAYGAEKVYVIDHPILKDYRSEPYAEAITGLVKKYQPEIILMGATSMGRDVFPAIATKLQTGLTADCTVLGIDPETKLLQQTRPAFGGNIMATILCRTSRPQMATVRPRVMAMPERVDGRAGELIQEEFTLEEENFRTKILEFISSDARSAFLDKAEIIVAVGLGIAAKRNMVIAEELAEVLGGTIAGTRGAVEAGWLTHDQQVGQSGVTVRPKVYIAIGISGAIQHLVGMETSDFIIAINNDPEAAILKVANYGIVGDLFQVVPALTAEFKKRLQHGVAN; this is translated from the coding sequence ATGACCGTCGCCGTTGACAAGACAAAGTGTATTGGGTGCGGGGCTTGTGTCGTGGAATGCCCTGTAGAGGCTCTGGATCTAATTGATGGCTTAGCCGTTGTAGATCCCAAGAAATGTGAAGACCATGGGAAATGTGCTTTAGTATGCCCGACTAATGCCCTGGCAGTCGTTAAGAAACCTTCCAAGCCCTCCGATGAACTTAATACGGAGGCTGGGTCTAAGTTTAACCTCAAAGATCCATTGCCTGAAACCGTTAAGGATTATGCTCAAGATAACAATAAAAAAACAATTCGAGCTCAAGTAACTCCTGTGGCCGGTGGAGATGTCTGGAGCGGTGTCTGGGTAATCATTGAGTATACAAACGGTAAGGTTGCCCCAGTTTCCTGGGAGTTGCTTGGTGAGGGCCGAAAACTTGCCGATGCCATTGGATGTGGCTTGAGTGGAGTGATAACCGGGTATCAGGTTGAGAATGTCATACCAGAAGCCTTTGCTTACGGTGCTGAAAAGGTGTATGTCATCGATCACCCTATTCTAAAGGATTATCGATCAGAACCTTATGCCGAGGCGATTACCGGGCTCGTAAAGAAATATCAACCTGAGATTATCTTGATGGGTGCAACTTCGATGGGGCGAGATGTATTCCCGGCAATTGCTACCAAACTGCAAACAGGCTTAACGGCAGATTGTACGGTACTGGGCATTGATCCAGAGACAAAGTTGTTACAACAAACTCGACCAGCCTTTGGAGGAAATATTATGGCAACCATTCTCTGTCGAACGAGCCGTCCTCAAATGGCGACAGTTCGTCCTCGAGTAATGGCAATGCCCGAACGAGTGGATGGACGTGCGGGAGAACTAATTCAAGAAGAATTTACGCTTGAAGAAGAAAACTTCCGCACTAAGATCTTGGAGTTTATAAGCAGTGATGCTAGGAGCGCATTTTTAGATAAGGCTGAAATCATCGTAGCAGTAGGCTTAGGAATTGCAGCTAAAAGAAACATGGTTATTGCTGAGGAGTTAGCAGAAGTGTTAGGGGGTACCATAGCTGGGACCCGTGGAGCTGTAGAAGCAGGCTGGCTGACTCATGATCAGCAAGTGGGGCAATCAGGAGTAACGGTTCGTCCTAAAGTATATATAGCTATCGGAATTTCCGGAGCTATCCAGCATTTAGTCGGAATGGAGACATCGGACTTTATCATTGCCATCAATAACGATCCGGAAGCTGCAATCTTAAAGGTTGCTAATTACGGTATCGTTGGAGATCTATTTCAAGTAGTTCCTGCACTGACTGCAGAGTTTAAGAAACGCCTTCAGCATGGCGTGGCAAATTAA
- a CDS encoding electron transfer flavoprotein subunit beta/FixA family protein, translated as MNFVVCLKQVPDTSEVRIDPATNTLMREGVPSIINPYDAHGLEEAIRLKEKVGGKVTIVSMGPPQAKDALKKAMTYGADRAILLSDRAFGGSDSLATAYILSMALQKIHETEPIDVVFAGKEAIDGDTAQTGPGIAQRLGFPQLTYVIKVRELTETTITVERKTESGRQVVQAQLPALLTVEKELNDLRYATLPNMMKAATYEPEVWDVNSLPFDTKQMGLKGSPTSVSRIFAPPGRSGGEIMDAMKDPSGVAATVVQKIFQQNIIMVSPLAKGGKR; from the coding sequence GTGAACTTTGTAGTCTGCCTTAAACAAGTTCCCGATACATCCGAAGTCCGCATTGACCCGGCGACGAATACCCTCATGAGAGAGGGTGTACCATCTATTATCAACCCCTATGATGCCCATGGCTTAGAAGAAGCAATTCGTCTTAAGGAAAAAGTCGGAGGGAAGGTAACTATAGTAAGTATGGGTCCTCCCCAAGCCAAGGATGCCTTGAAAAAAGCGATGACTTATGGTGCTGATCGAGCAATTCTGCTTAGTGATCGTGCTTTTGGAGGCTCTGATTCCCTGGCTACAGCATATATTCTTTCAATGGCCCTGCAAAAGATCCATGAGACTGAACCAATTGATGTAGTTTTCGCCGGTAAAGAAGCAATAGATGGAGATACAGCTCAAACTGGCCCTGGTATTGCGCAACGCCTAGGATTTCCTCAGTTGACCTATGTAATTAAGGTTAGAGAGCTTACTGAAACTACTATTACAGTAGAACGCAAGACAGAAAGCGGGCGTCAAGTTGTTCAAGCCCAGTTGCCGGCATTGTTGACAGTTGAGAAAGAACTCAATGATTTGCGTTATGCCACTCTGCCTAATATGATGAAAGCCGCTACTTATGAGCCTGAGGTATGGGATGTTAACTCTCTACCCTTTGATACTAAGCAAATGGGTCTTAAAGGATCTCCTACTAGTGTTTCTAGAATTTTCGCACCACCTGGCCGCAGTGGCGGAGAAATAATGGATGCAATGAAAGATCCGTCAGGTGTCGCCGCAACGGTGGTTCAAAAAATATTCCAACAGAACATAATCATGGTTAGTCCCCTAGCGAAGGGAGGGAAACGCTAA
- the trxB gene encoding thioredoxin-disulfide reductase, with protein MYDVIIVGAGPAGLTAGIYAARGGLKAAIIELAMPGGQAASTENIENYPGFPDGVNGYELMNLFHKQAIAFGVEFIFEEVQTLELNGAIKKVQTYDRVLEAHSIIIAAGSKPRLLGVPGEDRFRGSGVSYCATCDGAFFKGKKVVVVGGGDAAIEEGSYLTKFADEVTIVHRRTGFRASQIAMNRAKENPKIRFELNAVVEEILGSNQVEGVRILNVQSKETRDIPADGVFIYVGTDPNAQFIGEEIETDDRGYILTDSLLQTNIKGVYAAGDIRNTPLRQVATAVGDGALAAVEVEKYLENVK; from the coding sequence ATGTATGACGTTATTATTGTGGGAGCAGGTCCAGCTGGTTTAACAGCTGGAATTTATGCAGCACGTGGAGGATTAAAAGCAGCCATCATAGAGTTAGCAATGCCTGGTGGGCAGGCTGCTTCTACAGAGAATATAGAAAACTACCCAGGGTTTCCAGACGGAGTCAACGGGTATGAACTTATGAATCTGTTTCATAAGCAAGCTATTGCTTTCGGTGTGGAATTTATTTTTGAAGAAGTTCAAACCTTAGAGCTCAACGGAGCTATCAAAAAAGTACAAACCTATGATAGGGTTCTTGAGGCACATTCTATTATTATTGCTGCAGGATCCAAGCCCCGATTATTAGGAGTCCCGGGTGAAGATCGTTTTAGAGGAAGCGGAGTTTCTTACTGTGCTACATGTGACGGTGCTTTTTTTAAAGGCAAGAAGGTTGTTGTAGTAGGAGGAGGGGATGCTGCCATTGAGGAAGGTTCTTACCTGACGAAATTTGCCGATGAAGTAACGATTGTACATAGACGAACTGGTTTTAGGGCTTCTCAAATTGCCATGAATCGTGCCAAAGAGAATCCAAAAATTCGTTTTGAACTGAATGCAGTTGTTGAGGAAATCCTGGGGTCTAACCAAGTTGAAGGGGTACGTATACTTAATGTTCAAAGCAAGGAAACAAGGGATATCCCTGCTGACGGAGTTTTTATTTATGTTGGAACTGATCCTAATGCGCAATTTATCGGTGAAGAAATCGAAACCGATGATCGTGGCTATATTCTAACGGATTCACTTTTGCAAACAAACATTAAAGGAGTATATGCCGCTGGAGATATTCGTAATACGCCTCTTCGCCAAGTAGCCACTGCCGTTGGTGATGGTGCCTTAGCAGCAGTAGAAGTTGAAAAATACTTGGAAAATGTAAAATAA